The Tumebacillus amylolyticus genome window below encodes:
- a CDS encoding DUF3886 domain-containing protein has translation MAKKHRHRENGVTKMHTIIGGYEAVLDDLAKIPGVQSVITGVISPNKSEHEELTFQYFTDSGLKLLAKTTVAVQEVFLVTKDKQGVLAELRGRGHLNERVKSTMSTNKKKSGKKPATGVAGNTPRHDQRYNQGDLPKDKPTTLKDLLSPEQLAKLTEQSNELKEQEKTAQETKRKAELDRREKEKKELENNFEYLLNNTKMDWKNYK, from the coding sequence ATGGCCAAGAAACACCGTCACCGCGAAAACGGCGTGACCAAAATGCACACGATCATCGGCGGCTACGAAGCTGTTCTGGACGACCTCGCGAAAATTCCCGGCGTGCAGTCTGTCATCACCGGGGTCATTTCGCCGAACAAGTCGGAGCACGAAGAGCTGACCTTCCAATACTTCACCGACAGCGGCCTCAAGTTGCTGGCCAAAACGACCGTGGCTGTCCAAGAAGTCTTTCTCGTCACCAAGGACAAACAGGGTGTCCTCGCCGAGCTTCGAGGACGTGGACACTTGAATGAAAGGGTGAAATCCACGATGAGCACCAACAAGAAAAAATCCGGCAAGAAGCCGGCCACCGGCGTGGCGGGCAATACCCCGCGTCACGACCAACGCTACAACCAAGGCGACCTGCCCAAGGACAAACCGACCACGCTCAAAGACCTCCTCTCCCCCGAACAACTCGCCAAACTGACAGAACAGTCCAATGAGTTGAAGGAGCAGGAAAAAACCGCCCAAGAAACCAAACGCAAAGCCGAACTCGACCGCCGTGAGAAAGAGAAAAAGGAATTGGAGAACAACTTCGAGTACCTTCTGAACAACACCAAGATGGACTGGAAGAACTACAAATAA
- a CDS encoding DUF1657 domain-containing protein — MTVSQQVKTTLASLKGAQASLETFALGTQNQKAKQMYTQAAQQTQSIVNTMQQRVNELEKEEPTYKGF; from the coding sequence ATGACTGTTTCTCAACAGGTAAAAACCACACTGGCTTCCTTGAAAGGCGCCCAAGCGAGCTTGGAAACATTCGCACTGGGCACGCAGAACCAAAAAGCCAAACAGATGTACACCCAAGCCGCACAGCAAACCCAATCGATCGTCAACACCATGCAGCAACGAGTCAACGAATTGGAAAAAGAAGAGCCGACCTACAAAGGCTTCTAA
- a CDS encoding DUF421 domain-containing protein: MPEWVTIVIRSMVSIVAVFIFTKMIGKRQLSQMTFFEYTVGIAIGDMAAIIADDVNGPMYKGLLAMSIYALFPILLGWLALKSKIIRNFVEGKGRVLIKNGKVMEENLKKERISTDELLEQLRLKSAFKVADVEFALMETNGQVSVLLKAENQPITPKKMNWQVAPEKEPQAVIMDGTIMDESLATLGMNRRWLKSELDMQGIALENVFLAQVDSNGEMSVDLYDDKLQVPSPQPRPLVYATLKKCQADFELYALSTQNEQAKLLYETGAQQLQEILDELTPYLMR, from the coding sequence ATGCCGGAATGGGTGACGATTGTCATTCGGTCCATGGTTTCGATCGTAGCCGTGTTTATTTTCACCAAAATGATCGGCAAACGCCAACTGTCGCAGATGACATTTTTCGAATATACAGTAGGGATTGCCATCGGGGACATGGCTGCGATCATCGCGGACGATGTCAACGGGCCGATGTACAAAGGCCTCCTCGCGATGTCGATCTACGCCCTCTTCCCGATCTTGCTCGGCTGGTTGGCTTTGAAGAGCAAGATCATCCGCAACTTTGTGGAAGGCAAAGGCCGCGTCTTGATCAAAAACGGCAAAGTCATGGAAGAAAACCTCAAAAAAGAACGCATCTCCACCGACGAACTGCTGGAGCAACTGCGCCTAAAAAGCGCGTTCAAAGTGGCCGATGTCGAGTTCGCGTTGATGGAGACCAACGGACAGGTCTCCGTGCTGCTCAAAGCCGAGAACCAACCGATCACTCCCAAGAAAATGAACTGGCAAGTCGCACCGGAGAAAGAACCGCAAGCGGTCATCATGGACGGCACCATCATGGACGAATCGCTCGCCACCTTGGGCATGAACCGCCGGTGGTTGAAAAGCGAATTGGACATGCAGGGCATCGCTTTGGAGAACGTATTTCTCGCGCAAGTCGATTCGAACGGCGAGATGTCTGTCGATCTCTACGACGACAAACTGCAAGTCCCCAGTCCCCAACCGCGCCCCTTGGTCTACGCAACGCTCAAAAAATGCCAAGCCGACTTCGAACTCTACGCGCTCTCCACCCAAAACGAGCAAGCCAAATTGCTCTATGAAACCGGCGCCCAACAACTGCAAGAAATCCTTGACGAACTCACCCCGTACCTCATGCGCTGA
- the spoVAC gene encoding stage V sporulation protein AC, producing MATANKKKLTLVQQQYQQLAKSHEPPRPLAKNFVRAFWVGGLISVLGQGIQMFFIHYFNFTQKTAGNPTVAVLILLATLLTGFGVFDRIAQWAGAGTSVPVTGFANSIVSAALEHKSEGYVLGVGGNMFKLAGSVIVFGVVAAFVIGLLRTIIGMGG from the coding sequence TTGGCAACAGCAAACAAGAAAAAACTCACCCTCGTCCAACAGCAATACCAACAACTGGCGAAGTCTCACGAACCGCCTCGCCCGCTCGCCAAAAACTTCGTCCGCGCGTTTTGGGTCGGCGGGTTGATATCGGTGCTCGGACAAGGGATTCAGATGTTTTTCATCCACTACTTCAACTTTACGCAAAAAACGGCCGGCAACCCGACCGTCGCCGTGCTGATCTTGCTCGCAACACTGCTGACAGGATTTGGTGTGTTCGACCGCATCGCCCAATGGGCCGGTGCAGGAACTTCCGTCCCCGTGACGGGTTTCGCGAACTCCATCGTATCAGCCGCGTTGGAGCACAAAAGCGAAGGCTATGTCCTCGGAGTCGGCGGGAACATGTTCAAACTGGCAGGCTCCGTCATCGTATTTGGCGTCGTGGCGGCATTTGTGATCGGCTTGCTCCGCACGATCATCGGAATGGGAGGGTAA
- the spoVAD gene encoding stage V sporulation protein AD, which produces MLKGHQTWEFASKPVILASAAVGGPFEANGPLANDFDLLHGDMLLQQKSWEQAEKVLLEEACDKALEKAGVLKEHVNFFLGGDLMNQIISSSFAARSLAAPYLGLFGACSTSMEGLALASLLVDKQSADYALAATCSHNASAEKQFRYPTEYGSQKPPTAQWTVTAGGAAVVARNDGTRNRVHVTSATIGRVVDMGLTDPFNMGAAMAPAAFDTIEAHFRDRKLPYDTYDLIVTGDLGRVGHSILCDLFERHGITIPLQTYQDAGIMIYGDNPDVWSGGSGCGCSAAVTYGHLLNRMRQGAWQKILVVATGALLSPLSFQQGESIPGVAHAVSIEM; this is translated from the coding sequence ATGCTCAAAGGACACCAAACGTGGGAGTTTGCAAGCAAACCTGTGATCTTGGCCTCGGCCGCCGTCGGCGGGCCCTTTGAAGCAAACGGGCCGCTCGCCAATGACTTTGACTTGTTGCACGGCGACATGCTGTTGCAACAAAAAAGCTGGGAGCAAGCTGAAAAAGTGCTTCTCGAAGAAGCCTGCGACAAAGCGTTGGAAAAAGCGGGCGTCCTCAAAGAACACGTAAACTTTTTCCTCGGCGGTGATCTGATGAACCAGATCATCTCTTCTTCGTTTGCCGCACGTTCCTTGGCAGCTCCCTACCTCGGGTTGTTCGGAGCCTGCTCGACCTCTATGGAAGGCTTGGCGTTGGCTTCATTGCTCGTCGACAAACAATCGGCCGACTACGCATTGGCGGCGACGTGCTCGCACAACGCATCCGCAGAGAAGCAGTTCCGCTATCCCACCGAGTACGGATCGCAAAAACCGCCGACCGCTCAATGGACGGTCACGGCAGGCGGTGCAGCGGTCGTTGCCCGAAACGACGGAACCCGCAATCGCGTGCATGTCACGTCGGCGACGATCGGCCGTGTCGTCGACATGGGTCTGACAGACCCCTTCAACATGGGAGCGGCGATGGCACCTGCTGCATTTGATACGATCGAGGCGCACTTTCGCGACCGTAAGTTGCCGTACGATACATATGACTTGATCGTGACCGGCGACCTCGGACGCGTCGGGCACAGTATTTTGTGCGACTTGTTCGAGAGGCACGGGATCACCATTCCCTTGCAGACCTATCAAGACGCCGGCATCATGATCTACGGCGACAACCCCGACGTTTGGTCCGGCGGAAGCGGATGCGGATGCTCGGCGGCCGTTACATACGGACATCTCTTGAACCGAATGCGACAAGGCGCATGGCAAAAAATCTTGGTCGTCGCCACGGGTGCGCTGCTCTCTCCGCTGTCGTTTCAACAAGGAGAAAGCATTCCTGGCGTCGCGCATGCCGTTTCGATTGAGATGTAG
- the spoVAE gene encoding stage V sporulation protein AE: MIFVWAFLVGGVICLIGQFLMDVGKLTPAHTMSTLVVVGAVLGGLNLYEPLIQFAGAGATVPITSFGNALVQGAIAEGKLHGVVGVLTGIFEVTSAGISAAIVFGFLASLVFRARG, encoded by the coding sequence ATGATTTTCGTTTGGGCCTTTTTGGTCGGGGGGGTCATCTGTCTGATCGGCCAATTTCTCATGGACGTAGGCAAACTCACCCCCGCGCACACGATGTCCACGCTGGTCGTCGTCGGAGCCGTGCTTGGGGGATTGAATCTGTATGAACCGCTGATTCAATTCGCCGGAGCCGGAGCCACGGTGCCGATTACCTCCTTCGGCAACGCACTGGTACAAGGGGCGATCGCCGAAGGGAAACTGCATGGCGTCGTCGGCGTGCTGACGGGGATCTTTGAAGTGACGAGCGCCGGAATCTCTGCGGCAATCGTGTTTGGATTTCTGGCATCGCTCGTCTTTCGGGCGCGCGGGTAG
- a CDS encoding glycosyltransferase, which yields MKKVGLVMRKIQFTEAQGPRVFADRLKDISRELGVEIVFLSPERNVSGYDWLPGFEHEKGDLVNYDIILDQIHSQNIEHVIYTVSGFTFLKMFVKNSVLFPHSFPDPALTGYEMMKPFYSIVDKAVVQTEFLKRELHRNFGVTDVNVIPIGFNEDLAERHFDPSQIVDNRVLWIGRDEENRRPDLVLEYARQNPDKEVYMVFGGRRYEESMKKYDIPLNVKLRFALTQDEIFALMNSAKVYWSCSKFDTFAMPLTEALAMGKIVVKPEHPCYDHISSTHSFAGNEKNWFELVNMAVASSQKFSMDNRQYGFEKFSATVMKQGYRDFFENWLRA from the coding sequence ATGAAAAAAGTCGGTTTGGTGATGCGCAAGATCCAGTTTACAGAAGCACAGGGCCCGCGTGTATTTGCAGATCGGTTGAAGGACATCTCCCGCGAACTCGGCGTGGAAATCGTATTCCTGTCTCCGGAGCGAAATGTCAGCGGCTATGACTGGCTGCCCGGCTTCGAACACGAGAAAGGCGATCTGGTCAATTACGACATCATCCTCGACCAGATTCATTCGCAGAACATCGAGCATGTCATCTACACGGTGTCCGGCTTCACGTTCCTCAAGATGTTTGTCAAAAACAGCGTGTTGTTCCCGCACAGTTTCCCGGACCCGGCGTTGACCGGCTATGAGATGATGAAACCGTTCTACTCGATTGTGGACAAGGCGGTGGTGCAGACGGAGTTCCTCAAACGTGAACTTCACCGCAATTTTGGCGTCACCGATGTGAACGTCATCCCGATCGGGTTCAACGAAGACCTCGCCGAACGGCACTTCGATCCTTCGCAGATCGTGGACAACCGCGTGTTGTGGATCGGACGTGACGAAGAGAACCGCCGTCCCGACCTCGTCTTGGAGTACGCGAGACAGAACCCGGACAAGGAAGTCTACATGGTCTTCGGCGGTCGCCGCTACGAAGAGAGCATGAAAAAGTACGACATCCCGCTCAACGTGAAACTTCGATTCGCGCTGACGCAAGATGAAATTTTCGCGCTGATGAACTCGGCCAAAGTGTATTGGAGCTGCTCGAAGTTCGACACGTTCGCGATGCCGCTCACAGAAGCGTTGGCGATGGGCAAGATCGTGGTCAAGCCGGAGCACCCTTGCTATGATCACATCTCGTCGACGCATTCGTTTGCGGGCAATGAGAAGAACTGGTTCGAACTGGTCAACATGGCGGTGGCGTCCTCGCAGAAGTTCTCGATGGACAACCGTCAGTACGGGTTCGAGAAATTCTCGGCGACGGTGATGAAGCAAGGCTACCGCGACTTTTTCGAGAATTGGTTGCGTGCCTAG
- a CDS encoding adenine deaminase C-terminal domain-containing protein, with product MAANTVRSITEQEWGRLVACAKGQTEPDLVVQGGTILNVYSGELMEANLWVVGNRIAYLGPRVYEGTQAQVIDARGKVVSPGYIEPHAHPFQLYNPMRYAETILARGTTLSVNDNLMLVLGMEFAQVGRFFELMAQLPIKMIWGLRLDPQAHLPEKKHKFGHIPVSRLLKNPYVWQVGEVTDWKSWIDGDEEMRDNALTARAMHKRVEGHAAGVSWDTLNVLTAAGVTADHEAINAEEALRRLRLGVWTTLRHSSLRPDFPQILPELIPQVKNWSRVMMTTDGPTPEYLQNGYTDFLIRHAIELGMDPITAYQLVTINPATYYGVDAEIGGLAPGRIADINVLSNLLNPTPELVIAEGRIVARDGELVEPLKGPSWAEIGMPPVKKLGSPIQPNWFDVYTDGDTFPVMRLSNPAITRREEMPVEKDASGRVVGLVENSEDLCYVSLLQREAEWVCNGVIQHFATSLAGLASSYTGAREYLVLGRDKKAMAAALERVQEIGGGIVIVDENHNVIYELPLIIGGSMGDQTVEELVKASRELLAVLKELGHPHYDPIYTLLFLSSAHLPEVRLSSQGLFEMKTKRVLHPSRTLR from the coding sequence ATGGCGGCAAATACAGTGCGCAGCATCACGGAGCAAGAATGGGGCAGACTGGTGGCTTGTGCCAAAGGTCAAACGGAGCCGGATTTGGTCGTCCAAGGCGGCACGATCCTAAACGTCTACAGCGGAGAGTTGATGGAAGCCAACCTGTGGGTCGTGGGAAATCGCATCGCGTATCTGGGACCGCGCGTCTACGAAGGCACGCAAGCGCAAGTGATCGACGCAAGAGGCAAAGTGGTGTCGCCCGGCTACATTGAACCGCATGCGCACCCGTTCCAATTGTACAACCCGATGCGCTATGCCGAGACGATTCTCGCGCGGGGGACGACGCTCAGCGTCAACGACAACTTGATGTTGGTGCTGGGGATGGAATTTGCACAGGTCGGGCGCTTTTTTGAACTGATGGCGCAGTTGCCGATCAAGATGATCTGGGGCTTGCGACTCGACCCGCAGGCGCATCTGCCGGAGAAAAAACACAAGTTCGGACACATCCCGGTTTCGCGCCTGTTGAAAAACCCGTACGTATGGCAAGTCGGAGAAGTGACAGACTGGAAATCATGGATCGACGGCGACGAAGAGATGCGCGACAACGCACTGACCGCCCGAGCGATGCACAAGCGGGTCGAAGGCCATGCAGCGGGCGTTTCGTGGGATACGCTGAACGTGTTGACGGCGGCGGGGGTCACCGCCGACCATGAAGCGATCAACGCAGAGGAAGCCTTGCGCCGTTTGCGACTTGGAGTGTGGACGACTTTGCGTCATTCTTCGTTGCGTCCGGACTTTCCGCAGATTCTGCCCGAACTGATCCCGCAAGTGAAAAATTGGAGCCGTGTGATGATGACGACAGACGGCCCGACACCGGAATACCTGCAGAACGGCTATACCGACTTTTTGATTCGTCATGCCATTGAATTGGGCATGGATCCGATTACGGCGTATCAACTCGTCACGATCAACCCGGCGACGTATTACGGAGTCGATGCAGAGATCGGCGGTTTGGCACCGGGCCGTATCGCCGACATCAATGTGCTGTCGAATTTGCTGAATCCGACGCCGGAGCTCGTCATCGCCGAAGGCCGCATCGTGGCGCGAGACGGTGAATTGGTCGAGCCTTTGAAAGGCCCGTCGTGGGCCGAAATCGGCATGCCGCCTGTGAAAAAACTGGGATCGCCGATTCAGCCGAACTGGTTTGATGTCTATACGGACGGAGACACGTTCCCCGTCATGCGCCTGAGCAATCCGGCGATTACCCGCCGCGAAGAAATGCCCGTGGAGAAAGACGCAAGCGGGCGTGTCGTGGGACTGGTGGAGAATTCGGAAGACCTCTGCTATGTCTCGCTTCTGCAACGCGAAGCCGAGTGGGTGTGCAACGGCGTCATTCAGCACTTCGCAACGAGTCTTGCGGGGCTAGCGTCGAGCTACACGGGCGCGCGCGAATATCTCGTGCTGGGTCGTGATAAAAAAGCGATGGCCGCCGCGTTGGAACGCGTCCAAGAAATCGGCGGGGGAATTGTCATCGTCGACGAGAACCACAACGTGATCTACGAACTTCCGCTGATCATCGGCGGTTCGATGGGCGACCAGACCGTGGAAGAGTTGGTAAAAGCATCGAGAGAGCTCTTGGCTGTGCTCAAAGAGCTGGGTCATCCGCATTACGACCCGATCTACACGTTGTTGTTCCTCTCTTCGGCTCACTTGCCGGAAGTGCGGTTGTCGTCCCAAGGGCTGTTCGAGATGAAAACCAAGCGGGTCTTGCACCCCAGCCGAACCCTGCGGTAG
- a CDS encoding acyl-ACP desaturase, whose translation MLLPTLNPRLEQRLIELYQDHLTRAAAIDWSYHEFVPWGQGQCFKENPWSLEQRKLPPAIYTAIETALLTEINLPWFTTYLSSTFIGSLNVMREFIHTWVAEEDQHSNLLENYLILTRNSNPTELHHLRKTVVQGGFESNFTTPIEAITYASFQELSTLVFYNNVAKAAAPYDRTLSTLLRRLAKDESLHYAFYRDAVKAHLDLEPNYILYVRNVLLGFFMPGEHMPDFEDRMKTIAREASYGPQNYYQQVVQVLVDYWDLANLKPSAPEAELARLEILKYCNRLERIAKRYA comes from the coding sequence ATCCTTCTTCCCACGCTGAACCCGCGCTTGGAACAACGCTTGATCGAACTGTACCAAGATCATCTCACCCGCGCAGCGGCGATCGACTGGAGCTACCACGAGTTTGTACCGTGGGGCCAGGGCCAATGCTTCAAAGAGAATCCTTGGTCGCTCGAACAGCGCAAACTGCCCCCGGCGATCTATACGGCGATTGAAACTGCCCTTTTGACCGAAATCAATCTGCCGTGGTTCACCACGTATCTGAGCTCGACGTTTATCGGCTCGCTGAACGTAATGAGGGAGTTTATCCATACTTGGGTAGCGGAGGAAGACCAACACAGCAACCTCTTGGAGAATTACCTGATCCTCACTCGCAATTCCAATCCGACCGAACTGCACCACCTGCGCAAAACCGTTGTGCAAGGCGGATTCGAATCGAACTTCACCACCCCGATCGAAGCGATCACCTACGCTTCGTTCCAAGAGCTTTCCACCTTGGTCTTCTACAACAATGTCGCCAAGGCCGCAGCGCCTTATGATCGCACGCTGAGCACCCTCCTGCGCCGTCTGGCGAAGGACGAGTCTCTGCACTATGCGTTCTACCGCGACGCTGTCAAAGCACATCTCGACTTGGAACCGAACTACATCCTCTACGTGCGCAACGTCCTGCTCGGCTTCTTCATGCCGGGTGAGCACATGCCGGACTTCGAAGACCGCATGAAGACCATCGCCCGTGAAGCCAGTTACGGTCCGCAGAATTACTACCAACAAGTCGTGCAAGTCTTGGTCGACTATTGGGACCTCGCGAACCTCAAACCGAGCGCTCCCGAAGCCGAATTGGCACGCCTTGAGATCCTCAAATACTGCAACCGCTTGGAGCGAATCGCCAAACGTTACGCATAA
- a CDS encoding DUF5105 domain-containing protein, with the protein MKKAIAIGLLAVVSAMMIGCGGSSTTTSSNGGTTATKEAAATAPKDVVKDFLTTLQKADLDAAAKFTTGDNPDLFNSEETKESQQVLTDMLGSMTYEIGEEKVDGNKATVQVKVNAVDFTDLMTKMMQDMMGEAMSAALADPTKTPDQAEMEKKAQDALSKAIKDPNTPKKTTDVTVNLEKSGNSWKLTADNDKLITAAFGVSDTAAQ; encoded by the coding sequence GTGAAAAAAGCAATTGCAATCGGTTTGTTGGCGGTCGTCAGTGCGATGATGATCGGGTGTGGCGGTTCTTCGACGACCACGTCGTCGAACGGAGGCACCACGGCCACCAAGGAAGCAGCCGCTACGGCACCGAAGGACGTCGTCAAAGACTTCCTGACCACGCTGCAAAAAGCAGACCTCGACGCAGCGGCGAAGTTCACCACCGGTGACAATCCCGATCTGTTCAACAGCGAAGAAACCAAGGAATCGCAACAAGTTCTCACCGACATGCTCGGCTCGATGACCTACGAAATCGGGGAAGAAAAAGTGGACGGCAACAAAGCGACCGTCCAAGTGAAAGTCAACGCGGTCGATTTCACCGACCTGATGACGAAGATGATGCAAGACATGATGGGCGAAGCGATGAGCGCGGCATTGGCTGACCCGACCAAGACTCCGGATCAAGCCGAGATGGAGAAAAAAGCGCAAGACGCCCTGAGCAAAGCCATCAAAGACCCGAACACGCCGAAGAAAACCACCGATGTGACGGTGAACTTGGAGAAGTCGGGGAATTCGTGGAAGCTCACCGCCGACAACGACAAATTGATCACGGCCGCATTTGGCGTTTCCGACACGGCGGCTCAGTAA
- a CDS encoding flavin reductase family protein: protein MQIDPQSLPWRDAYKYLNGAILPRPIAFVSSVDEGGTLNLAPFSFFTAVAAKPLTICISVMRRGTDGAKKDTLRNIEATKEFVVNIVSESFAGPMNVTATEFPPDVSEFDMSGLTPAPSTVVKPPRVAESKINFECKLHQIVEVGGDEAGASALIIGEVVQIHVDDDIHLPGGKIDVQGLQPIGRLAANDYVRVTDTFEMVRK from the coding sequence ATGCAAATCGATCCGCAGTCCCTCCCGTGGAGAGACGCTTACAAATACCTCAACGGCGCAATTCTTCCGCGCCCGATCGCTTTCGTTTCCTCTGTTGACGAGGGAGGCACGCTCAATCTCGCGCCGTTTTCGTTCTTCACCGCCGTTGCCGCCAAACCGCTGACGATTTGCATCTCCGTCATGCGTCGCGGTACAGACGGAGCGAAAAAAGACACGCTGCGCAACATCGAAGCCACCAAGGAATTCGTCGTCAACATCGTCAGCGAATCGTTCGCAGGACCGATGAACGTCACCGCAACCGAGTTCCCGCCGGACGTTTCGGAGTTTGACATGTCAGGTCTCACGCCGGCTCCGAGCACGGTCGTCAAACCGCCGCGCGTCGCCGAGTCCAAAATCAATTTCGAATGCAAACTGCACCAGATCGTCGAAGTCGGCGGTGACGAAGCGGGCGCGTCTGCTCTGATCATCGGGGAAGTCGTGCAGATTCACGTCGACGACGACATCCACCTACCCGGCGGCAAGATCGACGTGCAAGGTCTCCAACCGATCGGTCGTCTCGCCGCGAACGATTATGTGCGTGTCACGGACACATTTGAAATGGTTCGAAAGTAA
- a CDS encoding homogentisate 1,2-dioxygenase has protein sequence MPFYHSLGEIPHKRHTQFRKPDGTLYREQLMGTKGFSGISSLLYHSNPPTQVKRVEKVRDIVLEAEAQVPLAHRHFFTSRLEKGGDPIDGRRTLLFNDDVTIGLCQPMEPMKYFYRNGEEDEVLFVHDGEGKLETVFGTIPYRKGDYLVIPMGTTYRVVTELPSKFLVIESASAVETPKRYRNEFGQLLEHSPFCERDIRPPSALETHTEQGEFEVRVKARGMLTAYFFDFHPLDVIGWDGYLFPYAFNIEDFEPITGRLHQPPPVHQTFQAHNFVICSFVPRLYDYHPESIPAPYFHSNIESDEVLYYVDGNFMSRKGIEEGSITLHPMGIPHGPHPGTIEASLGKKDTQELAVMVDTFRPLKIAKQAANVEDPKYMMSWNPQG, from the coding sequence ATGCCTTTCTACCATTCTCTTGGCGAGATTCCGCACAAGCGCCATACGCAGTTCCGCAAACCGGACGGTACGCTGTATCGTGAACAACTGATGGGCACCAAGGGTTTTTCCGGCATCTCGTCGCTGCTCTACCACTCCAACCCGCCGACGCAGGTGAAGCGCGTGGAGAAAGTCCGCGACATCGTGTTGGAAGCTGAAGCACAAGTCCCGCTGGCACATCGCCACTTTTTCACCTCCCGTTTGGAAAAAGGCGGCGACCCGATTGACGGACGCCGCACGCTCCTCTTCAACGACGACGTTACCATCGGCCTCTGCCAACCGATGGAGCCGATGAAGTATTTCTATCGCAACGGCGAAGAGGACGAAGTCCTTTTTGTACACGATGGGGAAGGGAAGCTGGAGACTGTATTTGGCACGATTCCGTATCGCAAGGGCGACTATCTCGTCATCCCGATGGGAACAACATACCGTGTCGTCACCGAACTCCCGTCGAAGTTTCTCGTCATCGAATCGGCAAGCGCCGTCGAGACGCCGAAGCGCTATCGCAACGAATTTGGACAACTGCTCGAACACTCTCCGTTCTGCGAGCGCGACATTCGTCCGCCGTCCGCGTTGGAAACGCACACGGAGCAGGGCGAGTTTGAAGTCCGTGTCAAAGCTCGCGGCATGTTGACCGCGTACTTTTTTGACTTCCATCCGCTCGATGTCATTGGGTGGGACGGCTATCTGTTCCCGTATGCGTTCAACATCGAGGACTTCGAGCCGATCACCGGACGTCTGCACCAGCCGCCGCCGGTTCATCAGACGTTCCAAGCGCACAACTTCGTCATCTGCTCGTTTGTACCGCGTCTCTATGACTACCATCCGGAGTCGATTCCGGCGCCGTACTTCCATTCGAACATCGAGTCGGACGAAGTGCTCTACTACGTGGACGGCAACTTCATGAGCCGCAAAGGGATTGAGGAAGGCTCGATCACCCTGCACCCGATGGGCATCCCGCACGGTCCGCATCCGGGCACGATTGAAGCCTCGCTGGGAAAAAAAGACACGCAAGAACTCGCCGTCATGGTCGATACGTTCCGCCCGCTCAAAATTGCAAAGCAAGCGGCGAACGTGGAAGATCCGAAGTACATGATGTCCTGGAACCCGCAGGGCTAA
- a CDS encoding fumarylacetoacetate hydrolase family protein — protein sequence MKYVTYLDTAGDARAGLLIGGHIADLERGLQWAQEKGRCLEQRSYPASLLRFLELGCDARELAAFFREETTWTAEDFATPLEKANLLAPLPNPRSFRDFYAFEEHVKTARGNRGADMVPEWYDFPVFYFSNHQAVVGPEAQVERPRYTQALDYELEIGIVIGKQGRDIAPEDAHEYVAGLMVLNDWSARDIQMQEVKVGLGPAKGKDFATSMGPYLLTLDELEDVRDGNRWALEMTARVNGLELSRGNFKGIYFSLGELIARASDGVTLYPGDVLGTGTVGTGCILELTTNVHRWLEPGDVVELEVERLGILRNSII from the coding sequence ATGAAATACGTCACCTACCTCGATACCGCAGGCGATGCCCGCGCCGGTCTGTTGATCGGCGGGCACATCGCCGACTTGGAACGGGGACTTCAATGGGCGCAGGAGAAGGGACGTTGCCTCGAGCAGCGTTCCTACCCCGCGTCTCTTCTCCGTTTTCTGGAATTGGGCTGTGACGCGCGTGAATTGGCCGCGTTTTTCCGAGAAGAAACCACGTGGACGGCAGAGGATTTTGCCACACCTCTTGAAAAAGCGAACTTGCTCGCTCCGCTCCCAAATCCGCGTTCCTTCCGAGACTTCTACGCGTTTGAAGAGCATGTCAAGACCGCGCGTGGCAATCGCGGGGCGGACATGGTCCCTGAATGGTACGACTTCCCGGTGTTTTACTTCTCCAACCACCAAGCTGTCGTCGGGCCGGAAGCTCAAGTGGAGCGTCCGCGCTACACCCAAGCGCTCGACTATGAACTGGAAATCGGCATCGTCATCGGCAAGCAAGGCCGTGACATCGCACCGGAAGATGCGCACGAGTACGTCGCCGGTTTGATGGTCCTGAACGATTGGAGTGCCCGCGACATTCAGATGCAGGAAGTCAAAGTCGGACTCGGCCCCGCCAAAGGCAAGGACTTTGCCACGTCGATGGGCCCGTACTTGCTCACGCTGGACGAGTTGGAAGACGTGCGCGACGGGAATCGCTGGGCACTGGAAATGACCGCCCGCGTCAACGGCCTTGAACTTTCGCGCGGCAACTTCAAAGGCATCTACTTCTCGCTTGGCGAATTGATCGCCCGCGCATCGGACGGCGTCACGCTCTATCCGGGCGATGTGCTCGGCACGGGCACCGTCGGCACCGGCTGCATCCTCGAATTGACCACCAACGTTCATCGTTGGCTGGAACCGGGAGATGTCGTCGAGCTCGAAGTGGAACGCCTCGGCATCCTCCGCAATTCCATCATCTAA